A segment of the Zalophus californianus isolate mZalCal1 chromosome 15, mZalCal1.pri.v2, whole genome shotgun sequence genome:
CTGGGTCCAATGccacctcctccgggaagcccCCACCACCCCAAGCCCGGAGCCGGCTCTCGGAGTTCTGTGAAGGGCATTTCCCTGCCCCCCGGCCCAGGCCCCCTGATAGCGCCAGGGGGGTGCAACGGGTCTCGTCCGCTAGActgggagctccttgagggcaggaactgggTCTGACTCGCTTCTATTTCCCCAGCCCCCAGTGTGGCACGGCGCAGAAAAGACgcacaataaacatttgctgagtggaatagattttccctttattttattaatccttctccttccttctttccttctttcttttcctccttccttcctccctcgttattttttatttcttggttataTTCAATTGTCATGTTTTTCAGGCTCATTAAATCCATTTAGagacaaaagaataaaaggcagaagggggaaggagggggaggagggaagggggaggggaggggaggggaggggaggccggaGAAGCAAACAAATAACCCGCTTTAACTAGACGGGCGGATAAATGGTCCCGTTTCTCCTCAGCCCCGATGCGCCTGCTTAGCTGCGCGCCCCGCGGGCGCTGCAGCTCGGGTGGGCTCAGCCCCGGGGCTGCCGCCCCCAGCCCGGAGGGACCCAGCAGGGCCCGGCCCGGGGCCGCGAAGCTGCGAGCGGCCGGAGGTGCCAGGGCCGCTTCATTGGGATTCATGGGCGTGTTGGGCGGGCGGCCCCGGGCtccgggcgcggggcgggggccgggcgggggcgggggtgcgcACGGCGGGCGCAGATGCCCGGGTGACCGCCGCTCCGCGGTCCCCGCGCCGCCTTTGTGCCGGGGAGGCGCGCGCGGGGACCTAATCCATCAAATTGTCTACAAATTGTGAAGAAAATTCAAAAACCATATGGTCGCCAGCGCCGGCGCGCTCTGGGCTGCGGAGGGCCGCGGCCGCGCCCGCACCCGGAGCCGCGGGGGGCTGGGCCCGGCTATTGTCGCCTGTCAGCGGCCGCCCGGGTCCATTCGTCCCGGCCTTCATGGTCCGCGCTCCGAATTACAGACCCATCCATCCTGAGAAAGGGCGATTTATGTCGCCCGGGAGGAACCGGCCGCACGCCCGCCTGGCTGCCCTGCCGCCTCTCCTCCTTTCgttctctgctctctcttctcaCCCTTTCCCATTCCCTCTCCATTCCCTTCTTCTCCGTCTCGGTCTCTCAGTCTGTCTCCCCGTGTGAagctttccctctttctctttctccccccccccccatccccgtCTCCGCGACTCCCGCTTTCTCGCTCTGCTTTTGGAGTGTCTTTCTGTGCTccttcttctgtttctctctgtctcttagtTTCCTCCTGGACACGCACGCTCCCGACTCAGACCCCGGGGCCCCATCGCCTGCCCGAGACCAGATGCGCATTTCTCACATCAATTTTGCGGAGAAAGAGAGCCGAGCGGCCCGGAGGCGGGACCCTCCTTTGGTGACAGCGGCCACTCGCCAGCCCCGCGACAACAAAAGCCCAGAGAGAAACCCGCTCTGTCCGGAAAAGTGAAAGCTGCCTGCGTCCCTGCCCCAGCCGCCCTCAGGGCGCCGGGACCCCAGAGAGTCCTGGGGAGATTGACCTCTGCCCCCAGCCGAGTTCAGGGGGGCCCAGAATTTGTGAATGTTACCAGAAATTCACCCCAACTCTCAGACGCTTCGGGCTCACACGTCCCTGTGCCCGCGTGTGCAATTCAGCTTGCCCTTGGTGCCTTTGGCctcattttcctccctcccccaagggCAAGGCCCTCCGGCGAAACCAAAACTTGGGAGGCCTCAGGCTGCACCCTGCTGCCAACTGAGCTATACCTGCGGTACACCGGGTGCTTAGCCCGTGGCCCACAGAACACGAGAGGaatgccctggggtgggggtgggatgcaCGAGACGCAGGGCTAGTCCCCCCACCTACCCAtctttcccccccaaaattaattttCCACCCGTGACGTCCCCAGTGTATGCACTCTTTCTCCCAGCAGTGCACGCCTCACTTTTTACCCGGACCTGGCGAAGCCCGCTTCTCTCGCCCGCACCCCCAATTTGGTAGCTTCCGTGTGTTCCTGGGTGGGAGGCACTTTCTCCTCCTGCTTTCCCCTCACCCCTTATCCTTGCACCTGCCCCGAAACTCCTCCAAGTCGCCAAGGCCTGGGCAGCCAGCAGCGACCAGTGGCGAGACACGGAGCCGGCCGCGGCTTCCCTGAATAGGGCCCACTCATTCAGACACGGTCACCCCCGGTTCTAGTAAAATggcaaagactttatttatcgGAGAAAGAGGCCTTGGGTACAGTCTGGGGcggagagggcagggcaggagcagggaaggggcacgCGGGACCCACCCTCATCGAGTCACCCTTGTCTGGCCAAGTGGAGCTAGGAGCAGGAGCAGGGCGGGCGTTGGAGACTGCAGTCAGACCCAGGGCTGCGGAGGAGGTGGGACAAGGACTTCGGGTGGCCTCCTCTCGGTCTCtgtcacatgcaaaaaaattctaaaaagagtaaaaaataattctagggCTTTGGGTTCCATTTTAGTTGGCTGATTGGTTGGATTTCCCCCTGCTTTGTCCTGAAGACCCGGACCCCAGCAGTCAATCCAAGGAAAATGAGAGAGGGCGAGGAGGAATCTTAAAAATAGCGTCAGTGGGCATCGGGAGGCAGAAATGGCATCGAAAACGGACTTCTGGGGTCGGGGATAGGGGAGAGAAAAGATCGATTTGAAACTTGCAAGTCAGGACCCGGCTGtccccctcagccccttcccacgcggggaaaaggggcagaaggaaataaaagaagtcaACTGCAATAGGCCTAGGGAGGCGAGGAGGAAGAGGGCCAGTGCATTCGCCACAtgcagagaaaaatcaaaacagttgGGGCGGGCCCCCTCCTCCAGACCGCGGGGTTAAGTGTTCGTTACCCTCCCTACTGCCTCTCCCTCAGCAAACCCAGCAGCCTGAGAGCTTTGAAAACATGGAAATCTccgagatttaaaaaaataaaagaaagaaagaaaaaagtcaggcTGAGGTGGGAAGAACCCGCTAtataagtttaaatatttatacaggAGCCATACAGAATTGCACGGCGAGGGCTCCCGGGGCGTCGGAGGCCGTGCGCGGCGGCCGGCCCGGCCGGCCAGCCCAGGTTTATTGCTTCGAGAGGGAGGAGGCGGCTGCCGGGAGCTGAGTCCGGGCCCAGGACGGGGGAGGAGAAGGCGGGAGTTGCAGAGGAGGTCCCAGCTCCCCTCGGCGGTCCGGGAGGCGGCGGGCGTACCGGCGCTAGGAGCCCGGAGCGGCGGAAGATCCCGGGCGCGGCTCAATCGTCCACGTCGATCTCTTCGTCTTCCTCGTCCTCTGAGCAGTCCTGGCTGCTGGCCGGCTGGTCCGTGAgcggggaggcaggagagagctgCAGGGGCCCGGCGCCGGGGGCCTGCGGGGCGCCCGGAGGGAGCGCCGGAGAGCCAGGCCTCGACTTGGCCCTGCCgcagccgccgccaccgccgcccgCCGCCTCCGAGTTCTGCTCGAGTTCGGCCAGCGCCACGATGTCCATCTGCCCGCTGGGGCCCAGTTTCTTGGCGGACTCCACGTCGGCCTTCATCTCCTCCAGGTCCCGCTTGAGCTTGGCACGCCGATTCTGGAACCAGGTGATGACCTGAGCGTTGGTGAGGCCCAGCTGCTGCGCGATTTGGTCGCGATCAGCGGGGGACAGGTACTTCTGGTAGAGGAAGCGCTTCTCCAACTCATAGATCTGGTGGTTGGTGAAGGCTGTTCGCGACTTTCGCCGCTTCTTGGGGGTCTGCCGCTGCCCGAAGATGGTCATCCCGTCGCGGCCTGCGAGGAAACCATAAGTATAGGCTTGCGCCAGGGGAGAGGAGACCACACCCCGGCTCTCGTTCACCCCACCCAGGCCCATCCGGCCTGAGGTCTGTTGCAGTTCCCTTCTCAGATTTGATTCGGCCTCCCGGACTAGGGCAAGCCTCGCCTAAGGCAAACCTTCCCCGACAGCTGTCTACCGGAAGTCTCAAGGAAAAATTGTTTTAGTCTCTGCTCCCCACCTAAGAGTTGATTTGAAAGACCCGAGGTCGCTAGAGCACAACGGAGCCAGACAGGGACGCCCCGACTGCTGGGTGAATGTTGATTCCACACCTCTTCCCAATCACCCTGACTCTACCCCTACCCATAAAAAGCCCTAGCTGAAAGGCTCTCAGTTCTCCAACCCAGGAACAGGGCGAGGAGCGCCCAGGCCACTGGGAACGGGAGGGAGCCAAGCAGAGCAGGCAAACTGCGGAGAGATCTTGGGTTCCCGCCACCCCTCCTGGGTCACTCGACTCTGGCCTATCCAGAGGTCCCTAGGAAATAGGGTTTGGGTCCTGTCCCACTCATTTCCACTCCCAGCGGCAGCGGCTTGGGCTGGAGGGCCCTGACAGCAGGCGcgggaggaggtgggcagaggcacAGGGTACAAAGAGTGGGGCACAGGGAGCGGGTCCTGGGGTGCTGGGCGCAGGGGAACCCAGCGGAGGCGCCTACCTTCGGCTGCCTGCAGGACGCTGACCTCCAGCCCCTTAAAGGTCTTGCTGGCGAGCTCCTCCAGCGCGCACAGCGGCGAGGTCTGCGAGAGCAGCGCGCGGCCCGCCAGGGGCAAGCCGCCCGGCGCGTGCTTGTCCGCGGCCGCCAGCAGGTGCGCCGCCCCGCACAGCGAGTAACTTCTCCGCACAGAAGGCTTGTTGAGGATGTCCTCGATGCTGAACGGAGTCAGCGGCTTGTTGGAGTTGGCGGGAGGCGGCAGGTGATCCAGCGGGCTGCGCCGCCTCTCTTCCCCCGGCGCCGCCTTGCCATCCTCTTTGGAAGTCATCTCGGCCTTGTTTGGGGGCCCGGCCGGGGCGGCTCGGGCCGCGGGGACCCAGCCCGCGGGCAGCTCGGGCGCCGGGCGGCGCGGGTGGGCGGCAGCGGCGGGCGGGAAGAAGGCCGCGCCGGGCCAGGCGCCGGGCCGGGCGCGGGGCCGATTAGCGCAGCGGCAGAGGCAAGCAGAGCTGCACGGGGCCCCGGAAGGAGGGCGCTGACgcgggcgccgccgccgccggggctTCCAGCAATCCGGGGCCCGAGCCGGGGCGCGCCGCGCGGGGCTCCAGTTTCGCCAGCCCCGGTGCTATTTAAAGGTGTCAGGTGGCTCCGCGGCGGCTCCTGGCCCCGGGTCCTGGCGGCGGCAGTTGGAAAAGCCGAGGCGAGGGCGCCGATCCCGTACTGCGAGGGGAGGCGGAGAGATGGGGCAATTGACTATTGCTAACAAGTTAGCCTTGATCGAGGAGTAATCAATTATCTGCAACGgcacttctctatttctctctcctttctccctttctcctctctcttctttctctctgttctctctcctcctgttctctctctccctccctctctctcttctctcttctctgctcccccccgtctctctccttctctccctctccctcgccctctctttcactctctgtcTGTCCAATGCAAGCGGCTCTAAGTTGGGAAGCTCATTAATTAGCGGGCCGGGGGTAGGAGGAGCCGGCTGGAATTAGCCTGCCTAATGCGCCTGTCAGTCCGGGCGCTGCGCCGCGCTCGGCCCGAGCTGTTTGTAAATTACATTAGCGGCGCCTTTATTGCACCCGAACCTCGGGCGACTCAAAAgccgccgcccccaccccaaactgCAAGCCTCGCTCCCGGCGCACCCGCCTCCCGCCGGCCTGGCTGTGATGGTAGCGCTGGCCCGGAGGTCTCGGGCTCTCCGACCCGGGATTTGGCGCCCGAGAAGGGCCGCGTGAGCCCAGCCGGAGAGGGACGCGGCCGCCGCGCGGGCCAGGTAAGACCAGGAGCCTGGGTGGGCCCCGCCGCCGCCCAGTGCGGACTTtgccgagctgagatcaaggacCCAGCGTGCCTACCCGTCGACCCTCCTTGTCCGTCACCCCCGGCCTTGGTCCATGCGCCTGGGGAGAGGGAATCTGCAGCTTCCAGGCTGGCCCGCGGGAGGTCCGTGCGGGTACTGCAGCCCTGGGTGAGGCGACACGGGACAGGGGTGGAGGACCCCAGGGGTCGAGGGGAGGGGGTCAGCCAGAGGAATCAGTCTTCCCCAGCCGAGAGGCGGAGGGGGGAGTTATTGGTGGCTCCAGGCACCTCTCCACCGGCCTGAGCCCGAAGCGACAACCTTACCTCTTCCGGCGGTCTTGCACACTCTTCGGGCCACGGCTCTCCCGGCCGACTGGGGCCACGGGACCGCCTGGTGACGGGCGCCCGACCGGGCAGCCGGGCCGGTTGCCTGGGCTAACGGGGCCGGCTCGGGGCCTCCCCGCTGAGCTCTGCCCAGGCCCCGGCCCGGGCCCCGCTGCCGGCCCCGCCCAGCCCAGCGCCGGGCTCCAGTACACCGCCCGAGTCCAGCTGTTCCGGATGCGGGGCGGGGGCCGGAGGGGGCCGGGCCAAGGCTGGGGCTGCGCTCCCAGGAACCCGCGGGGAAGCCGGGTTCGAGTCGGACTGGGGGCTGGGAACCCTATGGGCCCGACTCTGTGTACATCAGGCAAGCATTTGTGCGCCATCGGTATTTGAATGTGTTTACGTTTTTGAATGTGTACATTTGTGTGGGGTTCGcaatgtgtgtatttgtgtaaaCATATGTAACCTGTGGGTATTTAGGCGTGTTTGAACCCTACCTATGTCTTTCATTCCCTAGAGGCACCCAAAGGGGCTGTACCCCCAGGCTCTTTTTACTCTTGTTTCCCTCCCCTGGTTTGTATGGGGGCGTTGGCCCCACCACCTAATTTTGCCCGTCTGCCCCTGAAGAAAGGAGCGGAGCAAGAGGGGCTGGAGCCAAGGGagctctttccctcccctcatACAGCCTCAGCCCTTTTCCTGGCTTTGTTTGTAAACTCCTGGGCAGGCAGTGCGCTCTGGTAGCCCTGCTTAGTCAAGAGAAGAGCCCAGAGAGGCCAGTGCAGGGCACTGTGGCCCAGCCTAGAGGTTAGGGTGGGAGAATAGGACCTTTTGGGCTTCTTGGACCCCCTCATACTTCCCCAGAGAGGGAGGAAGCCAAgctgggctgcagggcaggggccAGGGACAGGTTCTCTCCCGGGATGCCTCCAGCTCGGGCAGAGGGGCCTCCGCACAGCAGAGATTGGTTTCTTTATGTCCTGTTTAGTTGTTTGTTTGGAACATGGCTTGCAGCTCcccagagaaaaggggacagTGACGGAGAAAAGATTCCTGTTTGGGATGCAGTGCCTGCCCTCGCCCTGCTTGGGAGTATTGGGAAGAGTTATTCACCCTCTTTCCTGCATTTGCAAGGATAGGTGCTCAGAGGCAGGAATGGGGAGAGTGGGATTCTCAGTTCCCCAGGAGTGGCAGAACTGTCCTCAAAGCAGGCCTGTCTCTAGTGCATCAGTGCTGCTCTGAAGCCACGAGGGGATGCTGGGTCCAGCAACAGTGGAGTCAGAGTTGAGAAAGGTGGAGAGGGACCTGAGGGAGAAGGGGCCCGGGAGCCTGATGACCTTTGCTGGCTTGGAAGCTTGGAGAGCCTGAGGggtcttccctctcctctcactTCCTGCTCTCAGGATCCTGCCTCagtctctgctccccaccccagccctttcCTGCCGTAACCCCAAAAGCCCAGACCCAGAGCCTCAGGCAAGTCGCATCCCCCATGCTAGAGAGGAGGCCTCTCCAGATCAGGGAACAGCAACTCTTGAGCCCCTACCCTGGAAGGAGCTCCATCCCATAACCCTCTGCCATTCTTGTCTGCACCTGATATTGGTCTGCAGGACAGTATCTTAAGGACTACCTTGCTGTTGTTGTCCCTTTCCCAGTCCCTCAGGAACGGTGGCGTTCAGAATTACTGTGACGCTGCCAAGAAGGTGAGGAATGTGAattggggagcagaggggcaaGAGCATAGAATTCCTTCAATGGGGCCCTATTTCTGGGGATCTTTAGTCTTCGGCCACATCATGTCAAAGTGGACAGGACATTCCACAATCATCTGCTATATTACCTCTATACCCACCGTGGCCAAACCTCTTTTTCCTGCAGCCCAATCGGAAGGCTTTGTTTTTAGCCTAATTGGTTGGACTCCCAGCAAAACAGCTCCAGCAGGCACAGCTGGGGGCTAAGGGGGCATATGGTGCCACCCACCCTTTTTTAGGGTCCCTTACTTCTATTGCCTCATCCAGGCTATGTTCAAAAACCAGGCCAACTGTCCCACTGACCTTTTCCCAACCCTGCAGTTTTTCCCCATTCCAGACCCCAGTGTGTGGGCCGCTAGGATCTTCTGAACTCCTAGAAACCCAAATCTACTGGCTTCCCGTGCCCCTCCAGCAGAGCAGGGGGCTGTATCTTGGGTTCGCAGTCAGActcactccctctcctcctaGAGAGGGagatccttgagggcagggacttggaTCGGGGGATTCCATCCACCCCAGACCTGTGCAGGCAGGCGGGAACCTGGTGCCCTCCCTGTACAGGTTGAATGAGTTTTTGTTGATCGAATGGAGTATAAATGATTGTGTATTATGGAGGGGGGAGGCTTGGTCCTTgactgtcccccccccccaggatttCTGGAGATGATGAAAATTAGGGGAGTAATTCAGGGGCAGtaggggcgggagggagggggggaaaggCACTCTCCTGCCTAAGCCCCTTCCTGGGATCCAGTGCTGGGTGGGGAAGACCTCTGGGGTCTCCCACCCCCAGTCAGCTGAGCCAGTGTCATCTCCCATGAAGCTGGAAGCAGTTGGTCCCTGGAGTCTGCTGCACAGGGAATGCCTGTCTTCAGAGCCTAGTCTGTACTATATCCTGACTCCTGAATTCCTGCTTGCTGTCTCTGCCACCAGGGTCCAGCCTTATTCTGTCTTCAGTGGAAGGGGAAGGGATTAGTGTGGCAAAAATCTGTTTTCCCCTTACTTTAGTGAATATTTCAGacaaagaggagggaaagagcatTGCATGAATTGCCAGGATAAGGGGACCCTGTAGACCCAAACAAAATGAGTTATTCCTTAGCATAAGAGCATAATTCAAGTAAACCCCCAAATGCTCCATCAGCTTTAATCCAGATTGTTGTGGTAGCCCCATTTGTTTCCAGGTTATTTGTGTAAGCACCAGCAATGGCCCTCAGGCCAGAGCTCCCCTTAGAAAGAAAGGTTCTGACACTGCTTGAAAGGAATTAACTTGACCACCAATTGGGATCACTTTTGTCCCCCAGGGACCTGCTACTCTGACACTCCTTGTGGAATTCAGCGTGTTTCTTCTGCTATAGAAGTAGACTCCGATAGatggcctcctgcctccctggctgAACCAGGACTGCCCACTTGGTTTTTATATTCTGCCCTGGGCCAGCGTCAgcagtaacaacaacaataaccatGACAATAAACACCATAAGCCCTTACTGTGTACCTGGCTTCAGGCTAAgagttttattcatttcatttattactcACAACCCGGTGAGGTAGTAGCTACTGCTATCACCCcaattttatatataaggaaaatgagtcccagagaagttaagtaacccatccaaagtcacacagcctgtTTTGGATTAATTAGGATTTCAAGACTGTTCTGACTCTAAGTGTAATCCCAGAACCATGGCGGTTTTAACCagaggccccccccaccccccacccagggctctcTGAATGGGCTTTATGGGCTCTGCAGATCCCAGAAATTGTGTGTAAAATTATGTGTGTGAGCCCAGGTGGGCACATTTTTCCAGGGGTGATATTACATAACACGTTGGATTCTCTGAAATGGTTGGAGATCCAGAAAAGTTTAAGACCAGAAGCAGGCCAATAGGCGAAGGGGGAGGGCGGCTGCCTCCCTGTAGGCCTGGGGACTGGGGAGCTGGCTGCGCCAAAATTCCGGCCAGGCTCCAAGACTGCTTATGGACCTGCCCTGCTCTCTGTGGCCACTGGACCTAGGACCTCATCTGGCaaagagaggtgggggcagggactgtGGCTAGGGCACCGCTTTGGAGAGCACCCCCTCCTGCGTCTCCCCCAACCCACTTTTGTGAACTGAACTCCAGAGCCTGTGAGAGGGTGGCCCCACCACACGGTCCAACTTCTTCCAGGCACTTCAGCcctgggtggtgtgtgtgtgggggggtgtaggTACCCTTTGGAAATGGGCGGGGCAGAGACAGACCCCTTAGTGATAAAGACAGGTAGAGACAGGAAGAGACACTTCCTGGGAGGTGCTCATGACCCATGTGACCATGCTCCGCAGCCTCCAGAACATCCCTCTGTTTTGCTCCCAAGCCTTTGCTCCCCAC
Coding sequences within it:
- the LBX1 gene encoding transcription factor LBX1; translation: MTSKEDGKAAPGEERRRSPLDHLPPPANSNKPLTPFSIEDILNKPSVRRSYSLCGAAHLLAAADKHAPGGLPLAGRALLSQTSPLCALEELASKTFKGLEVSVLQAAEGRDGMTIFGQRQTPKKRRKSRTAFTNHQIYELEKRFLYQKYLSPADRDQIAQQLGLTNAQVITWFQNRRAKLKRDLEEMKADVESAKKLGPSGQMDIVALAELEQNSEAAGGGGGGCGRAKSRPGSPALPPGAPQAPGAGPLQLSPASPLTDQPASSQDCSEDEEDEEIDVDD